A genomic stretch from Flavobacterium sp. KS-LB2 includes:
- a CDS encoding lipoprotein signal peptidase yields the protein MSLRKAYLLIFILLLVDQVSKIYIKTNFILGEEVEVFSWFKILFIENEGMAWGVQIPGAYGKLFLTLFRIAAVGGIGYWLWDSVKKKSSDYLIVAISLILVGAFGNIIDSVFYGVIFDDSQQQLATLFSGQPYGTWFHGKVVDMLYFPIWHGNLPSWLPIWGGKEFTFFNAIFNVADMAISTGVGILIFFNKKAFHHN from the coding sequence ATGTCATTACGAAAAGCGTATCTCCTTATTTTTATCTTATTGCTTGTTGATCAAGTTTCTAAAATTTATATTAAAACTAATTTTATTTTAGGAGAAGAGGTTGAAGTTTTTAGCTGGTTCAAAATCCTGTTCATCGAGAATGAAGGAATGGCTTGGGGAGTTCAGATTCCCGGGGCTTATGGGAAATTATTTTTAACTCTTTTTAGAATTGCCGCAGTTGGTGGAATTGGATATTGGTTGTGGGATTCTGTGAAAAAAAAGAGCTCCGATTATTTAATTGTCGCGATTTCTTTAATCCTTGTTGGAGCTTTTGGGAATATCATTGATTCTGTTTTTTACGGCGTTATTTTTGACGACAGCCAACAACAATTAGCTACTTTATTTTCAGGCCAACCTTATGGAACTTGGTTTCACGGAAAAGTAGTCGATATGCTTTATTTTCCTATTTGGCACGGAAATTTACCAAGTTGGTTGCCAATTTGGGGCGGAAAAGAATTTACTTTTTTCAACGCTATTTTCAATGTTGCCGATATGGCGATTTCTACAGGTGTTGGAATCTTGATTTTTTTCAATAAAAAAGCATTTCACCACAATTAG
- a CDS encoding 5-formyltetrahydrofolate cyclo-ligase yields MNKTELRQKYKAFRNSLSKNEVEEMSLAIANKILILPIWENSYFHIFLPITEHKEVNTEFILHLLSGKDKEIIVSKADFETRNMTHFLLTDNTKIKKNNYNIPEPVDGIEVPSPKIDVVFVPLLAYDKKGHRVGYGKGFYDKFLSQCKPDVIKIGLSFFEPEEIIADIFEGDVQLDYCVTPNEVHSF; encoded by the coding sequence ATGAACAAAACTGAGTTACGACAAAAATACAAAGCTTTCCGAAATTCACTTTCCAAAAATGAAGTGGAAGAAATGAGTTTGGCTATTGCCAATAAAATACTGATACTTCCTATCTGGGAAAACAGCTATTTCCATATTTTCCTTCCCATAACAGAACACAAAGAAGTCAATACCGAATTTATTTTACACTTATTATCGGGAAAAGACAAAGAGATAATTGTTTCTAAAGCTGATTTTGAAACTAGAAACATGACTCATTTTCTATTGACAGACAATACTAAAATTAAGAAAAACAACTATAATATTCCGGAACCAGTAGATGGAATTGAAGTTCCCTCACCTAAAATTGATGTAGTTTTTGTTCCGCTTTTGGCTTACGACAAAAAAGGACATCGTGTAGGTTACGGCAAAGGATTTTATGACAAATTCTTATCCCAATGCAAACCAGATGTAATCAAAATTGGCCTTTCTTTCTTCGAACCCGAAGAAATAATTGCTGATATTTTTGAAGGCGATGTACAACTAGACTATTGTGTGACTCCAAATGAAGTTCACTCGTTTTAA
- a CDS encoding succinylglutamate desuccinylase/aspartoacylase family protein — protein sequence MIKNNSAPIVIFGESINPGESKTINVEIARLHTTTKLNIPVIVRRSKIDGPVVLFSAGIHGDEINGVEIVRQLISKKINRPKKGTIICIPIINVYGFVNKSREFPDGRDLNRVFPGSKTGSLASRFAYHILTEIMPIVNYAVDFHAGGASRFNAPQIRLTQNNELLKILADVFNAPFTLYSKNISGSFRSASEKLNVKMLLFEGGKSLDINNSVAEEGVNGAKRLLKHLDMLDLKHTVVPQKSNTIYIEKSGWIRAKCSGLLHDFNTVGKFVKKGTILATITDPYGKFERKVKAPNDGYIINANHSPIVYEGDAIYHLSNASGEEGE from the coding sequence ATGATAAAAAATAATTCCGCACCAATAGTAATTTTTGGTGAAAGCATTAATCCTGGCGAAAGCAAAACCATTAATGTGGAAATTGCTCGATTACACACGACAACAAAATTGAATATTCCGGTTATTGTGCGCCGTTCTAAAATTGACGGTCCCGTAGTACTTTTCTCTGCCGGAATTCATGGCGATGAGATTAATGGCGTGGAAATCGTGAGGCAATTGATTAGTAAAAAAATAAACAGACCCAAAAAAGGAACTATTATATGCATTCCAATTATCAATGTGTATGGATTTGTCAATAAATCAAGAGAGTTTCCTGACGGCAGAGACTTAAATCGGGTTTTTCCGGGGAGCAAAACTGGATCACTGGCCAGTCGATTTGCTTATCATATTTTAACCGAAATCATGCCCATTGTAAATTATGCAGTAGATTTTCATGCTGGTGGTGCAAGCCGTTTCAATGCGCCACAAATTCGACTTACCCAAAACAATGAACTTTTAAAAATATTAGCTGATGTTTTTAATGCTCCATTTACGTTGTATTCAAAAAATATTTCGGGGTCTTTTAGAAGTGCTAGTGAAAAATTGAATGTGAAAATGCTGCTTTTTGAAGGGGGAAAATCATTAGACATTAATAATTCTGTAGCTGAAGAAGGTGTTAATGGAGCCAAACGTTTGTTGAAACATTTGGACATGCTTGATTTAAAACACACCGTAGTACCACAAAAATCCAACACAATTTATATTGAAAAATCAGGCTGGATACGTGCCAAATGTTCTGGACTATTACACGATTTTAATACGGTAGGAAAGTTTGTAAAAAAGGGAACAATTCTAGCTACAATTACAGATCCTTATGGGAAATTTGAGCGAAAAGTGAAAGCACCAAATGATGGTTACATAATCAACGCAAACCATTCTCCTATTGTTTACGAAGGTGATGCTATTTATCATTTGTCGAATGCTTCTGGTGAAGAAGGAGAATAA
- the uvrC gene encoding excinuclease ABC subunit UvrC has product MNPTTLALQIQTLPDGPGVYQYYDKEGKILYVGKAKNLKKRVSSYFNKIHDTAKTNVLVKKIVTIKHIVVPTETDALLLENNLIKTLQPRYNVLLRDDKSYPWLCIKKEPFSRIFATRRMVKDGSEYFGPYTSFKTVSTILELIKELYPLRTCNYDLSKSNIDSGKFKVCLEYHIGNCMGPCEGYETLENYQKQVDAIREILKGNFKESMKDFKRVMTNLAAEMHFEEAQKIKEKIEILENYQSRSTIVNPKITNIDVFSIVSDESAAYVNFLQISHGSIIRSHTMEIKKKLDETDEELLELAIVELRERFQLLSREVIVPFHVDLGETIKITVPQLGDKKQILDLSIRNAKFYRIEQLKQLQIVDPDRHTKRIMAQMQKDLRLPVEPRHIECFDNSNIQGTNPVAACVVFKDGKPSKKDYRHFNIKTVEGPDDFASMTEVVYRRYKRLLDENQPLPNLIIIDGGKGQLSSALKSIDELGLRGKIAIIGIAKRLEELFYPGDSIPLYLDKKSETLKVIQQLRNEAHRFGITHHRDKRSKAALNSSIESIPGIGEKTMLALIQHFKSVKRLKLASEKEISDVIGMSKAKKITEFYKATNE; this is encoded by the coding sequence ATGAATCCAACGACTTTAGCTTTACAAATTCAAACCTTGCCTGATGGTCCTGGTGTATATCAATATTATGATAAGGAAGGGAAGATTTTATACGTGGGTAAAGCTAAAAATTTAAAAAAAAGAGTTTCTTCGTATTTTAATAAAATTCATGATACGGCAAAAACGAATGTGTTAGTTAAGAAGATTGTCACCATAAAACACATTGTAGTTCCTACCGAAACCGATGCGCTTTTATTAGAAAACAACCTGATAAAAACCTTACAACCCCGTTATAATGTTTTGTTGCGAGATGATAAAAGTTACCCGTGGTTGTGCATCAAGAAAGAGCCTTTTTCACGCATTTTTGCAACCAGAAGAATGGTCAAAGATGGATCGGAATATTTTGGGCCGTACACCAGTTTTAAAACCGTAAGCACAATTTTGGAACTGATTAAAGAATTGTATCCGCTGCGCACGTGTAACTATGATTTGAGTAAAAGTAATATTGATAGCGGAAAATTTAAGGTTTGTCTTGAATATCATATTGGCAATTGCATGGGGCCTTGTGAAGGGTATGAAACGCTTGAAAACTATCAAAAGCAAGTGGATGCGATTCGGGAAATCTTGAAAGGAAATTTCAAAGAAAGCATGAAAGATTTCAAACGGGTCATGACAAATCTGGCGGCCGAAATGCATTTTGAAGAAGCGCAAAAAATAAAAGAAAAAATTGAAATTTTAGAGAATTACCAATCGCGTTCTACGATTGTAAATCCCAAAATTACTAATATCGATGTGTTTTCTATTGTTTCAGATGAAAGCGCAGCCTATGTGAATTTCTTGCAAATCTCTCATGGGTCGATTATTCGTTCCCATACGATGGAAATCAAAAAGAAGCTCGACGAAACTGACGAGGAATTATTAGAATTAGCGATTGTTGAATTAAGAGAACGTTTTCAATTGCTGTCTAGAGAAGTGATTGTTCCGTTTCACGTTGATTTAGGAGAAACTATAAAAATTACTGTTCCGCAATTAGGTGACAAAAAACAAATTCTAGATTTGTCGATTCGAAACGCTAAGTTTTACCGCATCGAACAGCTCAAACAACTTCAAATTGTAGATCCGGATCGCCATACAAAAAGAATCATGGCGCAAATGCAAAAAGATTTGCGATTGCCAGTAGAGCCTAGACATATCGAATGTTTTGATAACTCGAATATTCAAGGGACTAATCCTGTTGCGGCTTGCGTAGTTTTCAAGGACGGGAAACCAAGTAAAAAAGATTATCGTCATTTTAATATAAAAACAGTCGAAGGACCGGATGATTTTGCTTCGATGACCGAAGTAGTTTACAGAAGATACAAACGATTACTAGACGAAAATCAACCATTACCTAATTTAATTATTATTGATGGTGGAAAAGGGCAATTGTCATCGGCGTTGAAAAGTATCGACGAATTGGGTTTGAGAGGAAAAATAGCCATAATTGGAATTGCAAAAAGACTGGAAGAACTATTTTATCCAGGGGATTCTATTCCGTTATATCTCGATAAAAAATCTGAAACTTTGAAAGTAATCCAGCAATTGCGAAACGAAGCGCACCGTTTTGGGATTACCCATCACCGAGACAAAAGGAGTAAAGCGGCACTGAATTCTTCTATAGAAAGTATTCCGGGAATTGGAGAAAAAACCATGTTGGCTTTGATTCAACATTTTAAAAGTGTTAAAAGATTGAAATTAGCGTCAGAAAAAGAAATTTCGGACGTTATAGGTATGTCTAAAGCCAAAAAAATTACCGAATTTTACAAAGCTACAAATGAATGA
- a CDS encoding patatin-like phospholipase family protein produces MKKITLLFLVFASLTAFSQEQKKPKIGLVLSGGGAKGFAHIGVLKVLEEAGVKIDYIGGTSMGAVIGGLYASGYNASQIDSIFQATNFNELLNDFIPRSSKNFYEKRNDELYALVLPFNKFKIGIPEALSKGMYNYNLLSRITRNVRHIKDFNKLPIPFLCIGTNIETGEQVLLNKGNLAQAMIASSAFPSLFSPVEIDGKLLVDGGVINNYPIEEVLKLGADIIIGVDVQDDLLDRKQLKDATRILVQITNLQSIERMKRNVDKTDVYIKPDIKDYGVVSFDKGKEIIRKGEEATFSVYEKIKGLVDESNPYTKPNLKLVTDSLQIVNINSNELDNYTKEYVIGKLRFKPGVKTCYDDLLKGINNINATQNFSAISYSLDKNKNGDDLNLTLKENPSKTYLKFGLHYDNLFKSAVLINLTHKKTLFKNDRTSLDIVLGDNIRYNLDYYIENGFNLSFGFKSQFNQFNRNIAKEISSIDLEALGVNAINVDFHDLTNQAYFQSLFVQKFLIGGGIELKYLKIKSETLANTDPVIDNSNYLSLFGYMRFDSYDNKYFPKKGWFFSGDIQSYLVSSNYTGDFQPFSIAKADFGVAATLFKNATVKFHTDAGFSFGNESVSFFNFILGGYGYNPINNFKYFYGYDYLSIAANSYIKSTGTIDYEFYKNNHFNFSANFANVGDRIFETVDWVSIPKYSGYAVGYGLETVIGPIEIKHSWSPENAKGYTWFSIGFMF; encoded by the coding sequence ATGAAGAAAATCACGCTGTTATTCCTTGTTTTTGCTAGTTTGACTGCGTTTTCGCAAGAGCAAAAGAAACCAAAAATAGGTTTAGTTTTAAGTGGTGGCGGAGCAAAAGGATTTGCACATATTGGAGTCTTAAAAGTATTGGAAGAAGCCGGTGTCAAGATTGATTACATTGGCGGAACAAGTATGGGAGCCGTTATTGGAGGCCTTTACGCTTCGGGTTATAATGCCAGTCAGATTGATTCTATTTTTCAAGCCACTAATTTTAATGAATTACTAAACGATTTCATTCCTCGATCTTCTAAAAATTTTTACGAAAAAAGGAATGACGAGTTATACGCATTGGTATTGCCGTTCAATAAGTTCAAAATTGGTATTCCTGAAGCATTGTCTAAAGGAATGTATAATTATAATTTGTTGAGTAGAATTACAAGAAACGTGAGACATATAAAAGATTTTAATAAACTTCCCATTCCGTTTTTATGTATTGGAACTAATATAGAAACTGGAGAACAGGTTTTATTGAATAAAGGAAATCTAGCGCAGGCGATGATCGCAAGTTCTGCATTTCCATCTTTGTTTTCTCCTGTAGAAATTGACGGGAAGTTGCTTGTAGATGGCGGTGTGATTAATAATTATCCTATTGAGGAGGTTCTTAAATTAGGCGCAGATATTATCATAGGGGTTGATGTTCAAGATGATTTATTAGATAGAAAACAACTCAAAGATGCCACGAGAATTTTGGTTCAGATTACAAATCTTCAGTCCATTGAAAGGATGAAAAGAAATGTAGATAAAACGGATGTTTATATCAAGCCGGACATTAAGGATTATGGTGTAGTGTCTTTTGATAAAGGAAAAGAAATTATTAGAAAAGGGGAAGAAGCCACATTCTCTGTTTATGAAAAAATAAAAGGACTGGTTGATGAATCGAATCCCTATACAAAACCGAATTTAAAATTAGTCACTGATAGCTTGCAGATTGTAAATATCAACAGCAATGAATTAGATAATTATACCAAGGAATACGTGATTGGTAAGTTGCGATTTAAACCGGGAGTTAAAACCTGTTACGATGATTTGTTGAAGGGAATAAACAATATCAATGCCACTCAAAATTTTAGTGCTATTTCTTATTCATTAGATAAAAATAAAAACGGAGATGATTTAAATCTAACGTTAAAAGAAAATCCGTCAAAAACGTATTTGAAATTTGGATTACATTATGACAATTTATTCAAGAGTGCTGTTTTGATTAATCTAACACACAAAAAAACTTTGTTTAAGAATGATAGGACTTCTCTTGATATCGTTTTGGGAGATAATATCCGGTATAATTTAGATTACTACATAGAGAATGGGTTTAATTTAAGTTTTGGTTTTAAATCACAATTCAATCAATTTAATAGAAATATAGCCAAAGAAATAAGCAGCATAGATTTAGAGGCCTTGGGTGTAAATGCTATTAATGTTGATTTTCACGACCTGACAAATCAGGCTTATTTTCAATCGCTTTTTGTTCAGAAATTTTTAATTGGTGGCGGAATAGAATTAAAATATTTGAAAATAAAGTCGGAAACATTAGCCAATACAGATCCTGTAATTGACAACAGTAATTACTTGAGTCTTTTTGGTTATATGAGATTTGATTCTTATGATAATAAATATTTTCCTAAAAAAGGATGGTTCTTCTCTGGTGATATACAATCGTATTTAGTCTCTTCCAATTATACAGGAGATTTTCAACCTTTTTCGATTGCAAAAGCTGATTTTGGGGTAGCGGCAACACTTTTTAAAAATGCAACGGTTAAATTTCATACCGATGCTGGTTTTTCATTCGGGAATGAAAGTGTTTCTTTTTTTAATTTTATTTTGGGAGGCTACGGTTACAATCCTATAAATAATTTCAAATATTTTTATGGATATGACTATTTGAGTATTGCAGCCAATAGTTACATAAAATCAACAGGGACTATTGATTATGAGTTTTATAAAAACAATCATTTCAATTTTTCGGCAAATTTTGCTAATGTTGGAGATCGAATTTTTGAAACAGTAGATTGGGTTTCAATTCCTAAATATTCAGGTTATGCAGTAGGTTATGGTTTGGAAACCGTAATTGGACCTATAGAAATAAAACATTCTTGGTCTCCAGAAAATGCAAAAGGATATACGTGGTTTAGTATCGGGTTTATGTTTTAA
- a CDS encoding homogentisate 1,2-dioxygenase, whose amino-acid sequence MPLYHKLGSFPQKRHTQFEKPNGGLYYEQLFGTEGFHGHSSLLYHVHRPTQVKEILKSYSVEPKIAIGKNIKSLLLKGFELKPEDDFLDSRKPMLVNKDCTIGLAAPRQSLRNYFYKNADADEMIFIHKGKGKLRTMMGNIPFEYGDYLIIPRGMIYQIDFDSPENRLFYVESFAPFYTPKRYKNESGQHLEHSPFCERDFILPNELETHDEKGDFLIKIKKEGMMHEVVYATHPFDVVGWDGYNFPYGFSIHNFEPITGRVHQPPPVHQTFETATFVVCSFVPRLYDYHPKSIPAPYNHSNIDSDEVLYYVDGDFMSRNNIEQGHITLHPKGIPHGPAPGAMERSIGHTETHELAVMVDTFRPLMVTEEAMGLDDGQYYKSWVE is encoded by the coding sequence ATGCCTTTATACCATAAATTAGGGAGTTTTCCCCAAAAAAGACATACACAATTTGAAAAACCAAATGGCGGTTTGTATTACGAACAACTCTTTGGAACAGAAGGTTTTCATGGTCATTCATCATTATTATACCATGTTCATAGACCAACGCAAGTAAAGGAAATTCTAAAATCCTATTCTGTTGAGCCTAAAATCGCCATTGGAAAAAACATAAAATCGTTATTACTAAAAGGGTTTGAGTTAAAGCCCGAAGACGATTTTCTGGACAGCCGTAAACCCATGCTTGTCAATAAAGATTGTACGATAGGATTAGCAGCACCAAGGCAATCCCTGCGCAACTATTTCTATAAAAATGCCGATGCGGATGAGATGATTTTCATTCATAAAGGAAAAGGGAAATTACGCACTATGATGGGAAATATTCCTTTCGAATACGGTGATTACTTGATTATTCCTCGCGGAATGATTTATCAAATTGATTTTGATTCTCCAGAAAACCGATTATTTTACGTGGAATCATTTGCGCCTTTTTATACGCCAAAAAGATATAAAAACGAATCAGGGCAACATTTAGAGCATTCACCATTTTGCGAACGCGACTTCATTTTGCCAAACGAGTTAGAAACGCACGATGAAAAAGGCGATTTCCTAATTAAAATCAAGAAAGAAGGAATGATGCATGAAGTAGTTTACGCTACGCATCCTTTTGATGTTGTGGGTTGGGACGGATATAATTTCCCTTATGGATTCAGCATTCATAATTTTGAGCCAATAACGGGTCGTGTACACCAGCCGCCACCAGTACATCAAACCTTCGAAACGGCAACTTTCGTCGTTTGTTCTTTTGTTCCAAGGTTGTACGATTATCACCCAAAATCTATTCCAGCGCCTTACAATCATAGTAATATTGATAGCGATGAGGTTTTGTACTATGTAGATGGGGATTTCATGAGTCGTAATAATATTGAGCAAGGTCACATTACATTGCACCCAAAAGGCATTCCACACGGACCCGCACCGGGAGCCATGGAACGCAGTATTGGTCATACAGAAACTCACGAATTAGCTGTAATGGTCGATACGTTTCGCCCTTTGATGGTCACCGAAGAAGCGATGGGATTGGACGATGGTCAGTACTATAAATCTTGGGTAGAATAA
- the hppD gene encoding 4-hydroxyphenylpyruvate dioxygenase, with protein MSKEVKSVEYGLEKIFEGAQDFLPLLGTDYVEFYVGNAKQSAHYYKTAFGYQSLAYAGLETGVRDRTSYVLKQDKIRIVLTTPLTQDSPIHEHLRKHGDGVKVAALWVEDATSAYEETMKRGARSFMEPTVEKDEFGEVVRSGIYTYGETVHIFVERKNYTGVFLPGYKEWKSDYNPEPTGLKYIDHMVGNVGWNEMNTWVKFYEEVMGFVNFLSFDDKQINTEYSALMSKVMSNGNGRIKFPINEPAEGKKKSQIEEYLDFYGGPGIQHIAIATDDIITTVSQLKARGVEFLSAPPHTYYEAIPERLGDHMKMMKEDLNEIEKLAIMVDADEEGYLLQIFTKPVQDRPTLFFEIIQRMGAKGFGAGNFKALFESIEREQQLRGTL; from the coding sequence ATGTCAAAAGAAGTAAAATCAGTAGAATACGGACTAGAAAAAATATTCGAAGGAGCACAAGATTTCCTTCCGCTATTAGGAACCGATTATGTAGAATTCTATGTAGGAAACGCAAAACAATCGGCACATTATTATAAAACCGCTTTTGGTTACCAGTCATTGGCATATGCCGGATTAGAAACCGGAGTGCGCGACAGAACATCATATGTGCTGAAGCAAGACAAGATTCGTATCGTTTTAACGACACCGTTAACACAGGATTCTCCTATTCATGAGCATTTGAGAAAACATGGTGATGGAGTGAAAGTAGCCGCTCTTTGGGTTGAAGACGCTACAAGTGCTTACGAAGAAACAATGAAACGTGGTGCGCGTTCTTTTATGGAGCCAACGGTAGAGAAAGATGAATTTGGAGAAGTAGTACGTTCTGGAATTTATACCTACGGAGAAACGGTACATATTTTTGTGGAGCGTAAAAATTATACAGGTGTTTTCCTTCCAGGCTACAAGGAATGGAAATCCGATTACAATCCAGAGCCAACAGGTTTAAAATACATCGATCACATGGTAGGGAATGTGGGTTGGAATGAAATGAATACTTGGGTGAAGTTCTATGAAGAGGTAATGGGATTTGTGAACTTCCTTTCTTTTGATGACAAACAAATCAATACCGAATACTCAGCGTTAATGAGTAAAGTAATGTCAAATGGAAACGGAAGAATCAAATTTCCAATCAACGAACCTGCCGAAGGAAAGAAGAAATCACAAATTGAAGAATACCTAGACTTTTATGGTGGACCTGGAATTCAGCATATCGCAATAGCAACCGATGATATTATCACAACAGTGTCACAATTGAAAGCAAGAGGAGTCGAGTTTTTATCTGCTCCTCCACATACTTATTATGAAGCTATTCCAGAGCGATTGGGCGATCACATGAAAATGATGAAAGAAGACTTGAATGAAATCGAGAAGCTTGCCATTATGGTTGATGCTGATGAAGAAGGATATTTACTGCAAATATTTACTAAGCCGGTACAAGATAGACCAACATTGTTTTTTGAAATTATCCAAAGAATGGGAGCAAAAGGGTTTGGTGCAGGGAACTTTAAAGCGTTATTTGAATCAATTGAGAGAGAACAACAATTGCGAGGAACGTTGTAA
- a CDS encoding DUF3108 domain-containing protein, with protein MKKIILFFVVVMTVSFDSPKEDAYDVGEWFKFRIHYGIVNAGYATLEVKDATLNNKKTFHVVGRGYTTGMSRFFFKVDDLYESYIDKDTRNPYQFVRKINEGGYTKNQEGFFNQSTNKVLVKDYKHKTEKTLYVPKNTQDILSTFYYLRNYPGIDKLRIGESVAIDMFFDDETTKFKLKFIGRENITTKFGEVSTMVFRPLVQSGRVFKEQESLTVWISDDDNKLPIRIKASLAVGSIKADIEAYRGLKNPFKTNK; from the coding sequence ATGAAAAAAATAATACTATTCTTTGTAGTGGTAATGACCGTAAGTTTTGATTCTCCGAAAGAGGATGCTTATGATGTGGGTGAGTGGTTTAAATTTCGAATTCATTATGGAATAGTAAATGCCGGTTATGCCACATTAGAGGTAAAAGATGCTACACTAAATAACAAAAAGACCTTTCATGTTGTGGGTAGAGGCTATACTACAGGAATGTCTCGATTCTTTTTTAAAGTAGACGATTTATACGAAAGCTATATTGATAAGGATACTAGGAACCCATATCAGTTTGTCCGAAAAATTAATGAAGGCGGATATACTAAAAACCAAGAAGGCTTTTTTAATCAGTCTACAAATAAAGTTCTTGTAAAAGATTACAAGCATAAAACAGAAAAAACGCTTTACGTTCCTAAAAACACACAAGACATTTTGTCTACCTTTTATTATCTAAGGAATTATCCTGGAATTGATAAGTTAAGAATAGGAGAATCTGTTGCGATTGATATGTTTTTTGATGATGAAACAACCAAGTTTAAACTCAAATTTATAGGACGTGAAAATATCACTACTAAATTTGGTGAAGTGTCAACAATGGTGTTCAGACCTTTAGTGCAATCAGGTCGTGTGTTTAAAGAGCAAGAAAGTCTTACGGTTTGGATTTCAGATGATGATAATAAACTGCCAATTAGAATAAAAGCCAGCTTAGCAGTAGGTTCAATAAAAGCAGATATAGAGGCATATAGAGGATTAAAAAATCCTTTTAAAACAAATAAATAA
- a CDS encoding tryptophan 2,3-dioxygenase family protein: MNSIDSSEAILKEIEIKYQAINQKTETQLEGLLWSKPITYWDYIQTDALLSLQVQRTTLPDEMVFIMYHQVNELIFKMILWEMKQISYCENIQTDFFTERLMRISRYFDMLTTSFSIMGDGMEVDQYMKFRNTLTPASGFQSAQYRLIEFSSTDLINLIDHRYRDSIDRNTPYEFALEHLYWQAAGKDYHTGKKSYLLEEFERKYKKEFLAYMEEYNTINIWQKFKQLPDLDQKNPDLVQAMRHYDHTVNITWVMQHLNTAKKYIDQSGKGDGEATGGSDWKKYMHPKYQRRIFFPELWSSHELENWGVEMKVE; the protein is encoded by the coding sequence ATGAATAGTATTGATAGTTCAGAAGCGATTTTAAAAGAAATTGAAATAAAATACCAAGCAATAAATCAAAAAACAGAAACGCAACTGGAAGGTTTATTATGGTCAAAACCAATCACGTATTGGGACTATATTCAAACGGATGCATTGTTGAGTCTTCAAGTACAAAGAACCACACTTCCTGACGAAATGGTTTTTATCATGTATCATCAGGTTAATGAGTTGATATTTAAGATGATACTATGGGAAATGAAACAGATTTCCTATTGTGAAAATATTCAAACTGATTTTTTTACTGAAAGATTAATGAGAATTAGTCGCTATTTTGATATGTTAACGACCTCTTTCAGTATTATGGGAGATGGAATGGAAGTAGATCAATATATGAAATTTAGAAATACGCTAACTCCTGCTAGTGGTTTTCAAAGTGCACAATACCGTTTAATAGAATTTTCCTCTACAGACCTAATAAATCTTATCGATCACCGTTATAGAGATTCAATAGATAGAAATACACCTTATGAGTTTGCCTTAGAGCATTTGTATTGGCAGGCAGCTGGAAAAGATTACCATACCGGTAAAAAATCATATCTACTAGAGGAATTTGAAAGAAAATATAAAAAAGAATTCTTAGCATATATGGAGGAATATAACACCATTAATATTTGGCAAAAATTCAAACAATTACCTGATTTGGATCAAAAAAATCCGGATTTAGTTCAAGCGATGCGTCATTATGATCATACAGTAAATATTACTTGGGTAATGCAACATTTAAATACAGCAAAAAAATATATTGATCAAAGCGGAAAAGGTGATGGTGAAGCTACTGGTGGAAGTGATTGGAAAAAATACATGCATCCTAAATACCAAAGAAGAATTTTCTTCCCGGAATTGTGGAGTAGTCATGAATTAGAGAATTGGGGTGTAGAAATGAAGGTTGAATAA